In one Cryptosporangium minutisporangium genomic region, the following are encoded:
- a CDS encoding response regulator transcription factor, with product MRVAVADDAALFRDGLCLLLSAAGVEVAAQAADGDELFEKITNDLPDVVILDIRMPPKPDGGLATAERLRETWPELGILMLSHYTETPYLMRLLEIGSRGVGYRLKEQVADVATLQDTLTRIAAGDTVIEPEVVERLLEQRRKRSTSPGVSQLTDREKDVLRHMAEGRSNSGIATILVLNQKTVEKHIASIFAKLGLPATETGHHRRVSAVLAYLRARRQDGAADL from the coding sequence ATGCGCGTAGCCGTGGCCGACGACGCGGCCCTCTTCCGGGACGGTCTGTGCCTCCTGCTCTCGGCCGCCGGCGTCGAGGTCGCCGCCCAGGCCGCCGACGGCGACGAACTGTTCGAGAAGATCACCAACGATCTGCCGGACGTCGTCATCCTCGACATCCGCATGCCCCCGAAGCCGGACGGTGGCCTGGCCACCGCGGAGCGGCTCCGGGAGACCTGGCCCGAGCTGGGCATCCTGATGCTCTCCCACTACACCGAGACGCCGTACCTGATGCGCCTGCTGGAGATCGGCTCCCGCGGCGTCGGGTACCGCCTCAAAGAGCAGGTCGCCGACGTCGCGACGCTGCAGGACACGCTGACCAGAATCGCCGCGGGCGACACCGTGATCGAGCCCGAGGTCGTCGAGCGACTCCTCGAACAGCGCCGCAAGCGCTCCACCAGCCCCGGCGTCTCGCAGCTGACCGATCGCGAGAAAGACGTCCTCCGGCACATGGCGGAGGGCCGGTCGAACAGTGGCATCGCCACGATCCTCGTCCTCAACCAGAAGACGGTCGAGAAGCACATCGCGAGCATCTTCGCCAAGCTCGGGCTTCCCGCGACCGAGACCGGTCACCACCGGCGAGTCTCCGCGGTCCTCGCCTATCTGCGGGCCCGGCGGCAGGATGGCGCCGCCGACTTATGA